A part of Anabas testudineus chromosome 7, fAnaTes1.2, whole genome shotgun sequence genomic DNA contains:
- the LOC113167001 gene encoding neural cell adhesion molecule L1-like protein isoform X7 codes for MHQTSDVCALKFQVTPGDLHQHIVLLFTVSVNQWRVMRSVGSLQLVLLLAWTSKAAGLNIPLEVEQPPTIVTHTSGPIIALPFDNTVTVRCEATGNPPPEYRWTKDGKDFIPPNIITNKTDQTSGTFVLHNKHLTQFQGKYRCYASNKLGTAMTEEIALIVPNVPKFPKEAIDPIFVKEGDPIILKCNPPEGVAPRQIYWMSIDLQHIEQNERVSMGIDGNLYFSNALQKDSRPDYCCHAAFSRIRTIVQKSAMAVVVKSWKSDNNSDDRSDATEAPPVRKPGLLLPSGVQTEKVLLKGEDLQLECISEGFPTPTIKWMKMGDMLPSRTKMYKFEKLLTITDIEASDQGKYMCIASNSAGEAAHYFDVIVEEPPKWLPEPPQSQLAVTGSDVHIKCSVSGKPAPDITWRRNGELLRDDSGNNRRVLDDTVVIHNATPEDSAVYQCEASNNHGSILANVNILVMKTAPLMLTMDYQQYAVIEGGDIILNCRVFSSPPSTVYWVKGETAETVTGERFFPLQNGSLKINSAEKNDIGKYVCVAFNTEGNSTVTAVLDVKDPTRIVHPLQDVQIVSGSTAQLRCQPEYDKSLQSSFEVVWRKDGEEILLSLGENSRYLVDNEMLQIMNVNLSDQGRYTCIARTDLDEDNATLFLTVLDVPDAPKNLVISELQSPRNISLSWVPGSDHNSSVTEFIVEYEESQWEPGRWRQLQNVSGNQATAELALHGHLNYQFRVYAVNSVGPGPPSEPTERYKTPPAAPDRNPKFIKIQGHLPHQMHISWEPLLPIEHNGPGLEYKVSYRKLGVDDDWKEDLVKRHSLVVENTATFVPYEIKIQSRNSHGWGPEPKPVTGYSGEDVPTTAPRDVAVEVINSTVLRVSWTPVPPATVRGHLGGHNVHWIRKRNLLNPNKVLDERQSLSFPGKRTHAIVPGLEPFSEYSLTVNVFNKKGNGPSSDPVTFSTPEGVPGQVPILTASNAQKESILLVWGPPLETNGILTGYLLQYHLINETSLEIVDSQVKNITGADTTQWQLQGLKEGSLYRFHISACTQAGCGPLLAQESNTITPESAVGLKRDFSTHGWFIGTMCAVALLTLIALIACFVQKNKGGKYAVKEKEDLHPDVESQGMNDDTFCEYSKPCVHELYQDQPRSHCSQHLTG; via the exons ATGCATCAAACATCA GACGTCTGTGCCTTAAAATTTCAAGTGACACCAGGTGATCTGCATCAGCACATTGTCCTGCTCTTTACGGTTTCCGTGAACCAGTGGAGGGTGATGAGGTCGGTGGGGAGCCTGCAGCTTGTTCTGCTTCTGGCCTGGACCTCAAAGGCTGCAGGCCTGAATATTCCTCTAGAAG TGGAGCAGCCTCCAACCATAGTAACTCACACATCAGGTCCAATCATTGCTCTTCCTTTTGACAACACTGTTACTGTGAGGTGCGAAGCCACGGGCAACCCGCCACCAGA ATACAGATGGACAAAAGATGGCAAAGACTTTATCCCTCCTAACatcataacaaataaaacagaccaAACATCTGGCACTTTTGTGCTTCACAACAAGCACCTCACCCAGTTCCAGGGTAAATATAGATGCTATGCATCTAATAAGCTGGGAACTGCCATGACGGAGGAGATTGCACTGATAGTTCCCA ATGTCCCCAAGTTTCCAAAGGAGGCAATTGATCCCATTTTTGTTAAGGAGGGAGATCCAATCATCCTAAAATGTAACCCTCCAGAGGGGGTGGCCCCACGTCAGATCTACTGGATGTCTATTG ATCTCCAGCACATTGAGCAGAATGAGAGGGTTTCCATGGGCATTGATGGCAACCTGTACTTCTCTAATGCCTTACAGAAAGACAGTCGTCCGGATTACTGTTGCCATGCTGCCTTCTCCAGAATACGCACTATTGTCCAGAAATCCGCCATGGCTGTCGTAGTCAAGAGCT GGAAATCTGACAACAACTCCGATGACAGGAGTGATGCCA CGGAAGCCCCCCCAGTGAGAAAGCCTGGCCTGCTGCTGCCCTCTGGTGTCCAGACAGAGAAGGTGCTCTTGAAGGGAGAGGATTTGCAGCTGGAGTGCATATCAGAGGGATT CCCCACCCCCACGataaaatggatgaaaatggGAGACATGTTGCCTTCGCGGACAAAAATGTACAAGTTTGAAAAGCTGCTGACCATCACTGATATAGAAGCAAGCGATCAGGGGAAGTACATGTGCATAGCCAGCAACTCTGCTGGAGAGGCTGCACACTACTTTGACGTGATAGTGGAAG AGCCGCCAAAGTGGCTGCCAGAGCCTCCTCAGAGCCAGCTCGCTGTGACTGGGTCTGATGTCCACATCAAGTGCTCGGTCAGTGGGAAACCAGCACCAGACATAACATGGAGGAGGAATGGAGAACTTCTCAGAG aTGACTCCGGGAACAACAGACGAGTGCTTGATGACACGGTGGTGATCCATAACGCCACACCAGAGGACAGCGCTGTCTATCAATGTGAAGCTTCCAACAATCACGGAAGTATTCTGGCCAATGTTAACATCTTGGTTATGA AGACGGCTCCTCTGATGCTAACGATGGACTACCAACAGTATGCGGTAATAGAAGGAGGAGACATCATCCTGAACTGCAGGGTTTTCAGCTCTCCACCATCGACCGTCTATTG GGTCAAAGGTGAGACTGCAGAAACCGTCACGGGCGAGCGATTTTTCCCTCTTCAGAACGGATCATTGAAAATTAACAGCGCCGAAAAAAATGACATTgggaaatatgtgtgtgttgccttTAACACGGAGGGTAACTCAACTGTCACAGCTGTGCTGGATGTGAAAG ACCCTACAAGAATAGTGCATCCACTTCAGGATGTGCAGATCGTCAGTGGGAGCACAGCTCAGTTGAGGTGCCAGCCGGAGTATGATAAAAGCCTGCAGAGCAGCTTTGAGGTAGTGTGGAGgaaggatggagaggagatCCTGCTTTCCCTTGGAGAAAATTCCAG ATACTTGGTGGACAACGAGATGCTGCAGATTATGAATGTTAACCTGAGTGATCAAGGACGGTACACATGCATTGCTAGAACAGATCTGGATGAGGACAACGCTACTTTATTTCTCACAGTTTTGG ATGTTCCCGATGCGCCAAAGAATTTGGTGATTTCTGAACTTCAGAGTCCGAGGAATATCTCCCTGTCTTGGGTACCCGGGAGCGATCACAACAGCTCTGTCACAG AATTTATAGTGGAGTATGAGGAGAGCCAATGGGAGCCTGGCAGGTGGAGGCAGCTACAAAACGTTTCTGGTAACCAAGCAACAGCCGAGCTGGCGCTACATGGGCATCTTAACTATCAGTTCAGAGTGTATGCTGTCAATTCTGTTGGGCCTGGACCCCCTAGTGAGCCAACGGAGAGATACAAAACACCCCCCGCTG CTCCTGACAGGAACCCAAAATTCATCAAAATTCAAGGTCATCTTCCTCATCAAATGCACATTAGCTGGGAG CCGCTGCTGCCTATAGAACACAACGGCCCGGGCCTTGAGTACAAGGTGAGCTACCGCAAACTGGGGGTAGACGACGACTGGAAGGAGGACCTGGTTAAAAGACACTCCCTTGTTGTGGAAAACACGGCCACTTTTGTCCCGTATGAGATCAAAATTCAGAGCAGGAACAGCCATGGCTGGGGACCAGAACCTAAACCTGTGACAGGTTACTCTGGAGAAGATG TTCCCACCACAGCACCACGGGATGTTGCAGTGGAAGTGATCAACAGCACTGTGCTGAGAGTTAGCTGGACCCCTGTTCCACCTGCCACAGTAAGAGGTCATCTAGGAGGCCACAAT GTGCACTGGATAAGGAAGCGGAATCTGCTGAATCCCAACAAGGTTTTAGATGAGCGCCAGTCCCTGTCCTTCCCTGGGAAGAGGACTCATGCCATTGTGCCTGGCCTTGAACCTTTCTCAGAGTACAGCCTGACTGTCAACGTTTTCAACAAGAAGGGAAATGGGCCCAGCAGTGACCCAGTCACCTTCAGCACTCCAGAGGGAG TTCCTGGACAGGTGCCCATACTGACTGCCTCCAACGCTCAGAAAGAGTCCATCCTGCTGGTATGGGGACCCCCGCTGGAGACGAATGGCATCCTCACTGGTTATCTCCTGCAGTACCACCTCA TTAATGAGACCTCACTAGAGATAGTTGACTCTCAGGTGAAGAACATCACTGGGGCTGACACCACCCAGTGGCAGCTTCAGGGCTTGAAGGAGGGCAGCCTCTACCGATTCCACATCAGCGCCTGCACCCAAGCAGGTTGTGGACCTCTGCTGGCCCAGGAGAGTAACACCATCACCCCAGAAA GTGCGGTAGGTCTGAAGAGGGACTTTTCAACCCACGGATGGTTCATTGGGACCATGTGTGCTGTGGCACTCCTCACCCTTATTGCGCTCATTGCCTGctttgtgcaaaaaaacaaaggtgGCAAGTATGCAG
- the LOC113167001 gene encoding neural cell adhesion molecule L1-like protein isoform X8 produces the protein MHQTSDVCALKFQVTPGDLHQHIVLLFTVSVNQWRVMRSVGSLQLVLLLAWTSKAAGLNIPLEVEQPPTIVTHTSGPIIALPFDNTVTVRCEATGNPPPEYRWTKDGKDFIPPNIITNKTDQTSGTFVLHNKHLTQFQGKYRCYASNKLGTAMTEEIALIVPNVPKFPKEAIDPIFVKEGDPIILKCNPPEGVAPRQIYWMSIDLQHIEQNERVSMGIDGNLYFSNALQKDSRPDYCCHAAFSRIRTIVQKSAMAVVVKSWKSDNNSDDRSDATEAPPVRKPGLLLPSGVQTEKVLLKGEDLQLECISEGFPTPTIKWMKMGDMLPSRTKMYKFEKLLTITDIEASDQGKYMCIASNSAGEAAHYFDVIVEEPPKWLPEPPQSQLAVTGSDVHIKCSVSGKPAPDITWRRNGELLRDDSGNNRRVLDDTVVIHNATPEDSAVYQCEASNNHGSILANVNILVMKTAPLMLTMDYQQYAVIEGGDIILNCRVFSSPPSTVYWVKGETAETVTGERFFPLQNGSLKINSAEKNDIGKYVCVAFNTEGNSTVTAVLDVKDPTRIVHPLQDVQIVSGSTAQLRCQPEYDKSLQSSFEVVWRKDGEEILLSLGENSRYLVDNEMLQIMNVNLSDQGRYTCIARTDLDEDNATLFLTVLDVPDAPKNLVISELQSPRNISLSWVPGSDHNSSVTEFIVEYEESQWEPGRWRQLQNVSGNQATAELALHGHLNYQFRVYAVNSVGPGPPSEPTERYKTPPAAPDRNPKFIKIQGHLPHQMHISWEPLLPIEHNGPGLEYKVSYRKLGVDDDWKEDLVKRHSLVVENTATFVPYEIKIQSRNSHGWGPEPKPVTGYSGEDVPTTAPRDVAVEVINSTVLRVSWTPVPPATVRGHLGGHNVHWIRKRNLLNPNKVLDERQSLSFPGKRTHAIVPGLEPFSEYSLTVNVFNKKGNGPSSDPVTFSTPEGVPGQVPILTASNAQKESILLVWGPPLETNGILTGYLLQYHLINETSLEIVDSQVKNITGADTTQWQLQGLKEGSLYRFHISACTQAGCGPLLAQESNTITPEIPALLNISCYVSDTFAKISWTAREEQQDSQLYVAYRNNRDDNWQISEAVNTSQSFHIVDGLKPGTMYTVRLIAKRLLDNASIFEDVIQTQVKGERRERDFSTHGWFIGTMCAVALLTLIALIACFVQKNKGGKYAVKEKEDLHPDVESQGMNDDTFCEYSDSEERPLKGGSLGSLNGDDMNVDGISRDSLVDYAEGGGEFDEDGSFIGEYCGYSGRVHRGSVSEPSGPNPGSS, from the exons ATGCATCAAACATCA GACGTCTGTGCCTTAAAATTTCAAGTGACACCAGGTGATCTGCATCAGCACATTGTCCTGCTCTTTACGGTTTCCGTGAACCAGTGGAGGGTGATGAGGTCGGTGGGGAGCCTGCAGCTTGTTCTGCTTCTGGCCTGGACCTCAAAGGCTGCAGGCCTGAATATTCCTCTAGAAG TGGAGCAGCCTCCAACCATAGTAACTCACACATCAGGTCCAATCATTGCTCTTCCTTTTGACAACACTGTTACTGTGAGGTGCGAAGCCACGGGCAACCCGCCACCAGA ATACAGATGGACAAAAGATGGCAAAGACTTTATCCCTCCTAACatcataacaaataaaacagaccaAACATCTGGCACTTTTGTGCTTCACAACAAGCACCTCACCCAGTTCCAGGGTAAATATAGATGCTATGCATCTAATAAGCTGGGAACTGCCATGACGGAGGAGATTGCACTGATAGTTCCCA ATGTCCCCAAGTTTCCAAAGGAGGCAATTGATCCCATTTTTGTTAAGGAGGGAGATCCAATCATCCTAAAATGTAACCCTCCAGAGGGGGTGGCCCCACGTCAGATCTACTGGATGTCTATTG ATCTCCAGCACATTGAGCAGAATGAGAGGGTTTCCATGGGCATTGATGGCAACCTGTACTTCTCTAATGCCTTACAGAAAGACAGTCGTCCGGATTACTGTTGCCATGCTGCCTTCTCCAGAATACGCACTATTGTCCAGAAATCCGCCATGGCTGTCGTAGTCAAGAGCT GGAAATCTGACAACAACTCCGATGACAGGAGTGATGCCA CGGAAGCCCCCCCAGTGAGAAAGCCTGGCCTGCTGCTGCCCTCTGGTGTCCAGACAGAGAAGGTGCTCTTGAAGGGAGAGGATTTGCAGCTGGAGTGCATATCAGAGGGATT CCCCACCCCCACGataaaatggatgaaaatggGAGACATGTTGCCTTCGCGGACAAAAATGTACAAGTTTGAAAAGCTGCTGACCATCACTGATATAGAAGCAAGCGATCAGGGGAAGTACATGTGCATAGCCAGCAACTCTGCTGGAGAGGCTGCACACTACTTTGACGTGATAGTGGAAG AGCCGCCAAAGTGGCTGCCAGAGCCTCCTCAGAGCCAGCTCGCTGTGACTGGGTCTGATGTCCACATCAAGTGCTCGGTCAGTGGGAAACCAGCACCAGACATAACATGGAGGAGGAATGGAGAACTTCTCAGAG aTGACTCCGGGAACAACAGACGAGTGCTTGATGACACGGTGGTGATCCATAACGCCACACCAGAGGACAGCGCTGTCTATCAATGTGAAGCTTCCAACAATCACGGAAGTATTCTGGCCAATGTTAACATCTTGGTTATGA AGACGGCTCCTCTGATGCTAACGATGGACTACCAACAGTATGCGGTAATAGAAGGAGGAGACATCATCCTGAACTGCAGGGTTTTCAGCTCTCCACCATCGACCGTCTATTG GGTCAAAGGTGAGACTGCAGAAACCGTCACGGGCGAGCGATTTTTCCCTCTTCAGAACGGATCATTGAAAATTAACAGCGCCGAAAAAAATGACATTgggaaatatgtgtgtgttgccttTAACACGGAGGGTAACTCAACTGTCACAGCTGTGCTGGATGTGAAAG ACCCTACAAGAATAGTGCATCCACTTCAGGATGTGCAGATCGTCAGTGGGAGCACAGCTCAGTTGAGGTGCCAGCCGGAGTATGATAAAAGCCTGCAGAGCAGCTTTGAGGTAGTGTGGAGgaaggatggagaggagatCCTGCTTTCCCTTGGAGAAAATTCCAG ATACTTGGTGGACAACGAGATGCTGCAGATTATGAATGTTAACCTGAGTGATCAAGGACGGTACACATGCATTGCTAGAACAGATCTGGATGAGGACAACGCTACTTTATTTCTCACAGTTTTGG ATGTTCCCGATGCGCCAAAGAATTTGGTGATTTCTGAACTTCAGAGTCCGAGGAATATCTCCCTGTCTTGGGTACCCGGGAGCGATCACAACAGCTCTGTCACAG AATTTATAGTGGAGTATGAGGAGAGCCAATGGGAGCCTGGCAGGTGGAGGCAGCTACAAAACGTTTCTGGTAACCAAGCAACAGCCGAGCTGGCGCTACATGGGCATCTTAACTATCAGTTCAGAGTGTATGCTGTCAATTCTGTTGGGCCTGGACCCCCTAGTGAGCCAACGGAGAGATACAAAACACCCCCCGCTG CTCCTGACAGGAACCCAAAATTCATCAAAATTCAAGGTCATCTTCCTCATCAAATGCACATTAGCTGGGAG CCGCTGCTGCCTATAGAACACAACGGCCCGGGCCTTGAGTACAAGGTGAGCTACCGCAAACTGGGGGTAGACGACGACTGGAAGGAGGACCTGGTTAAAAGACACTCCCTTGTTGTGGAAAACACGGCCACTTTTGTCCCGTATGAGATCAAAATTCAGAGCAGGAACAGCCATGGCTGGGGACCAGAACCTAAACCTGTGACAGGTTACTCTGGAGAAGATG TTCCCACCACAGCACCACGGGATGTTGCAGTGGAAGTGATCAACAGCACTGTGCTGAGAGTTAGCTGGACCCCTGTTCCACCTGCCACAGTAAGAGGTCATCTAGGAGGCCACAAT GTGCACTGGATAAGGAAGCGGAATCTGCTGAATCCCAACAAGGTTTTAGATGAGCGCCAGTCCCTGTCCTTCCCTGGGAAGAGGACTCATGCCATTGTGCCTGGCCTTGAACCTTTCTCAGAGTACAGCCTGACTGTCAACGTTTTCAACAAGAAGGGAAATGGGCCCAGCAGTGACCCAGTCACCTTCAGCACTCCAGAGGGAG TTCCTGGACAGGTGCCCATACTGACTGCCTCCAACGCTCAGAAAGAGTCCATCCTGCTGGTATGGGGACCCCCGCTGGAGACGAATGGCATCCTCACTGGTTATCTCCTGCAGTACCACCTCA TTAATGAGACCTCACTAGAGATAGTTGACTCTCAGGTGAAGAACATCACTGGGGCTGACACCACCCAGTGGCAGCTTCAGGGCTTGAAGGAGGGCAGCCTCTACCGATTCCACATCAGCGCCTGCACCCAAGCAGGTTGTGGACCTCTGCTGGCCCAGGAGAGTAACACCATCACCCCAGAAA TTCCAGCCCTGTTGAACATAAGCTGTTATGTGAGTGACACCTTTGCCAAAATCAGCTGGACTGccagagaagagcagcaggactCACAGCTTTATGTGGCTTATAGGAATAACC GTGATGATAACTGGCAGATTTCAGAGGCTGTAAACACTTCTCAGAGTTTCCACATAGTTGATGGGCTCAAACCCGGGACGATGTACACCGTACGCCTCATTGCCAAGAGGTTGCTTGATAATGCTAGCATTTTCGAAGACGTTATCCAGACTCAAGTCaaaggtgagaggagagaaag GGACTTTTCAACCCACGGATGGTTCATTGGGACCATGTGTGCTGTGGCACTCCTCACCCTTATTGCGCTCATTGCCTGctttgtgcaaaaaaacaaaggtgGCAAGTATGCAG